DNA sequence from the Phoenix dactylifera cultivar Barhee BC4 chromosome 13, palm_55x_up_171113_PBpolish2nd_filt_p, whole genome shotgun sequence genome:
ACTTCAAAAAAAATAGGGCAAAGAAACTTTGATGGAGTCTGCACCAGAAGGTCATGCATGTTTCGATGGGCGACGCCGTGCCAAACATGGCTAACGTACAAAATAAGATGGGCAATGACATCTCACCCATTGTGCAAACATGCAATATTCAACGAGTTTAGCAGCTTTCTCACACAACCTTTAGTGCCGCCAACGATATTCAATCACTGCCACTAAGAATTCTGCCTGATTTCACTCAGAAAAACGGCCAAAATTGTGCTATGTTAATATACGATTCTTTAGAAACATGAGCTCCTGTCCAGTCCTTCAATTTATCATCCCTTTGGCCTCAGTTAGAACCTTCACAAGGTTGATAGCATCACGAGAATGCGGGGCTGTGGTTGAGCAGACTTCCCTTTTcaaggaaaacaaaaagaaagcctGCTCAGCAGCATACAAGGTTCATCCCAGGAGAGAGGGATAAACAAAAATTTCCAAGATCCATTCTCAGCAGTGCCTTTCCATTCTGCATGTATCTCCCCCATTGTGTTATCAAATGGCCATGAGCATGAGGCTCGACATATCAACCAAGACACCGAGCAAGGATCAAAAGACCTTATGAATCCAAAGACCTAAACATACCACATCAACCAGCTAAGCCAGTGTCTGAAAATTGGGAATCCCAGTTAAGCCATTGTCACCTTCTCCCCATTAGCTAGGAATCCCAGTGCCTGTAAATTGGTTATCCCAGTTAAGCCATTGTCACCTTCTCTCCATTAACTAGGAATCCCAGTGCCTGTAAATTGGTTATCCCAGTTAAGCCATTGTCACCTTCTCTCCATTAACTAGGAATCCCAATGCCTGTAAATTGGGAATGAAAAAAAGATCATAACTTACATCCGAACCTGAAAAAACATACAAGAATACGTACCAAAAACAGTACAAGAAAATGAAGATACACAATTCTCCACATGCACGACAGGCAGATTAAGGTTCAAAGAGGAAATAAGCCAGAAAACTAGATCACATTATTTGCTACTTCACCTAGCAGAATAGATTAAAACaagtaatttattaaaaatccaTGAACATTAAAAGATGGTGTATCTTAATATAACAAAACTATCCTAGCTGCTCAGGAGCAGACCTAAAAACTCTGAAGCAGCTTTGGAAAAAGTCTCAATGGAAAGATAGGTACGATGGAAACCAGAATCACTAAAACACACCAAAACGCCATGGGACTCAACAAAACCTCATGGGTCTCCACCACCGCCTATCAAGCACCCAGTTCTGCAACCAACTGCCAAATAGAGACAATGGCATCGACCAAAACCTATAGCAAACACCATGAAGAATCAAAGCAACACTAGTAACTACTAAATTCCCAAAGCCTCTAGCCACAGCCCATTTAGAATGCATGTGTCACTTCTTCTTTGCAGCAGCCTTGGTGATCTTAGCACCAGTTGGATCCTTCTTCTCAACACTCTTGATGACTCCCACAGCCACAGTCTGGCGCATGTCCCTCACAGCAAATCGACCGAGAGGTGGGTACGCAGAGAAGGTCTCGACAACCATGGGCTTGGTGGGAATCATCTTAACAAAACCTGCATCACcattcttcaaaaatttgggcTCCTTCTCAAGCTCCTTCCCAGATCGCCTGTCAATCTTGGTGAGGATCTCAGAAAACTTAACAGCAATGTGTGAGGTGTGGCAATCAAGGACAGGGGCATAGCCATTGCCAATCTGACCAGGATGGTTCATAATGATGACCTGAGAAGTGAAGCTGGCAGCCTCCTTGGCAGGATCATCCTTTGAGTTCGATGCAACATAACCTCTCTTGAGATCCTTGACAGCAACATTCTTCACATTGAAGCCCACATTGTCACCAGGGAGAGCCTCCTGGAGGGCTTCATGGTGCATCTCAACTGACTTGACTTCAGTTGTCAGACCCGAGGGACCAAAGGTAACAACCATACCAGGCTTGAGGGTGCCAGTTTCAACTCGTCCAACTGGGACAGTGCCAATACCTCCAATCTTGTAGACATCCTGAAGAGGAAGGCGAAGGGGCTTGTCTGAGGGCCTCTTTGGCTCCTGGATCAGGTCAAGGGCCTCAAGAAGGGTGGGACCCTTGTACCAGTCCAGGTTGGTGGACCTCTCAATCATGTTATCGCCCTCAAACCCAGAGATGGGAACAAAGGGAATCTTCTCAGGATTGTAACCCACCTTCTTGAGGTAAGAAGAAACTTCCTTCACAATTTCATCATACCTGGCCTTGGAGTATTTGGGGGTTGTTGCATCCATCTGTCATGTGATAGCAAACACAAATCAGTTGTGATCAAATGACATGAACAATTATCAAAAAGCAATATACTGACTAATATAACTTGTCTATAAATCTAGGCTAAGAGAATACATAGGAACACGTTTAGAACAAGGTTCACTGATAATTTGTTCTAGTGGATACCTTACCATGAAAATTACATGCAGTATCAATTTAAAAGGCAATATCATACAAAACATGACAATTCATATGCACAGAATATGAAAAGAGATATATGAAAACAGAATCTATAATAATATCGCAAATggttattataataaaatatttaatataaaaataatataacaaCTAAACAACAATTTCCAGTGAATGCATTTGCAATAGGTCAAGGATTTTTACCTTGTTACAACAGCAAATCATCTGTTTCACCCCAAGTGTGAAAGCAAGCAAGGCATGCTCGCGGGTCTGACCATCCTTTGAAATACCAGCTTCAAAACCACCAGTGGTTGAGTCAATGATAAGAACAGCACAATCAGCCTGCGAAGTACCAGTAATCATGTTCTTGATAAAGTCACGGTGTCCAGGAGCATCAATAACAGTGCAGTAGTACTTCGTGGTCTCGAATTTCCAGAGAGCAATGTCAATGGTAATTCCTCTCTCACGTTCAGCCTTGAGTTTGTCCAGGACCCAGGCATACTTGAAAGACCTCTTATTCATTTCAGCAGCTTCCTTTTCAAACCTCTCAATCACACGCTTGTCAATACCACCAAGCTTGTAAATGAGATGGCCAGTGGTGGTCGACTTACCAGAGTCCACATGACCAATGACCACAATGTTGATGTGAACCTTTTCCTTCCCCATGATAGCTTTGCCCAACAACTAAGGCAAATAATAACTGCCCAAAAAGAAGAACACAATCACTAACTACATCAGACAATAATCTGacaactaaggataatgatcaaagctacattaaaaaaaaagctaataTGGCCAAGAACATAAAAGAACTTCTGATGTTCTGGTTAAATAGTAAGAGTCGCCTAAAATAGTTACAATGCAAGGTGGAAATACCATGGCACCGGGTTTACATAATGGACCCCTCGTAATAATCAAAAAACAAGGGCGACCATTCTAAATTATACCAACACATGAAACTTGAGATATCTACTGAGTTACcatccaaaaatattaaaaaatagacCTTCATATAAGATCACCAACATCTCTAAAGctgaactattttttttttcagatggaGCATCAAACAGCAAAGGCACAACAGGCAGTATGATAAGTTTGTGATCAGGTGATTGAAACATATCACCCCACCTGAAAGTTTTGAGAATGTAATTTCAAATATCTGGATGAAAAACTAAAGAAACATGCCAAAAATGCACAAACCAATTCTGATTGCCCAAAAGTGAAGTTATATCACTCATTCTAATAATAGCCCAtttaatatgaaaaaaaatctagaaacaGAGTTCCTAAACGAAAAATATAATATGGGAAGAGCAACTACAAATAGGGCATATGTTTTTCATAATTAATTCAGAAGACAAACAAGTGGCTTTTGTTCAAATTTTGTAAAGGATTCGTTTGCCTTATTTCCAATACAGATACCCATAATTAACTTCCAATCAAATGATAATACAAATATATCTAATATATTACTAGAGCAGATAGACACCATTTCTAAGTAACTACACAATAAACTTCACATTTGCTAGTTGACCAGCAAGCATTCTATTTTGTTATATTCCTGCCATACAAATAATGGACAAGCTGTTTCAGAAAGTAACACACCGTACATGCTGGTTTACTTTGAGAAACTGAACTTTTAGGAGAAAATAACACAATAGAAAACAATGATTCTGCTTGGTTACCGAAAAACTATGAAAGATCTTGCCAAGAAGAATGAGTAGGATATATGCCCTCAGTACAATGATTTGCCCTTTCGAATAATTTCACTTTCGGATGATCAGTGTGCATATCTCTGATTTTCCATCACTCCAATCAGCAAGGTCAACCCTTTTTGAAATCGGAATGAGCCAATCACGTCCAATAGGATTTGAACCTATACCAAAGGTTACACAACCTCTGTCCTTCCCATTAGACAATGGA
Encoded proteins:
- the LOC103706658 gene encoding elongation factor 1-alpha-like; translation: MGKEKVHINIVVIGHVDSGKSTTTGHLIYKLGGIDKRVIERFEKEAAEMNKRSFKYAWVLDKLKAERERGITIDIALWKFETTKYYCTVIDAPGHRDFIKNMITGTSQADCAVLIIDSTTGGFEAGISKDGQTREHALLAFTLGVKQMICCCNKMDATTPKYSKARYDEIVKEVSSYLKKVGYNPEKIPFVPISGFEGDNMIERSTNLDWYKGPTLLEALDLIQEPKRPSDKPLRLPLQDVYKIGGIGTVPVGRVETGTLKPGMVVTFGPSGLTTEVKSVEMHHEALQEALPGDNVGFNVKNVAVKDLKRGYVASNSKDDPAKEAASFTSQVIIMNHPGQIGNGYAPVLDCHTSHIAVKFSEILTKIDRRSGKELEKEPKFLKNGDAGFVKMIPTKPMVVETFSAYPPLGRFAVRDMRQTVAVGVIKSVEKKDPTGAKITKAAAKKK